In the Girardinichthys multiradiatus isolate DD_20200921_A chromosome 4, DD_fGirMul_XY1, whole genome shotgun sequence genome, one interval contains:
- the ddias gene encoding DNA damage-induced apoptosis suppressor protein, with protein MSVRRVLVGCAVLSLQDACVFYPCCKACFSRLDAEERDALRYRCSRCGYWCLKDQVDYRYRLSLRVVRDTSIFGVTVFGNSLNPFFGIHASGLQRLVENLEGPLGPSAQSTLLVKAVEDCFLGRHFIFGIKVSRTEREPWLENPDGNESSRRERAQFVASQMILPTASGLTGCTVHSYYQRLLQKASEHVAESSDPSKTFRPLASPLLLISGPSPNSTFSDVTLFPFGLLSQSILRSQHHDHSFAPTSVWQQSLGLVTSSAEQEEICSQDGGNQSYSLAKHSTTPHPVQRVYPENHPGTEERTVPLQLEGSFLSSPSSTGYENSSFGNSFRVKTCFSPSQPRCKSLSVTPKELSSPQQTKTFLSSSFAWDDLPFSESLTAFLCEQNKDFNILDKSKKFNLQHQKQTAITFVEIAHLSAEPASACQSTVEKISIDKLQAITNTVAPDGQDEHILSDQDCKNCAEHVKRSEDGEIQLDDKAYFFPENQEEHNEVDGYNCSADLFGDSLMMGVHTETHTTHAQTVSLPSDACFQCPEMNDQHLKNENSSVSHSTPHKQKLKGMLGIKRDSLDLQDFDFIPPSQSTPITKVGGMTLLPTVTSCRNLKDESSKENLMWSMRSSRCRNRITPGRRFRKRKKNKDGNPVGQHALKRGTLTTSQKHNSTASDVSVCDYEVCEGIVAPTPAFKMQPSVSFRKRLKTENSCRDSGCNRKGSGGDGGDKTLTVFHANDTVGERYLDASEDHCLSEASNWSRDLFSDSI; from the exons ATGTCTGTCAGGCGGGTTCTGGTGGGTTGTGCCGTGTTGTCTCTACAAGATGCCTGTGTGTTTTATCCCTGCTGCAAAGCCTGCTTCTCTCGGCTCGATGCTGAAGAAAGAGACGCTTTAAG GTATCGGTGCTCCAGGTGTGGTTACTGGTGTCTGAAGGATCAGGTGGACTACAGATACCGTCTCTCACTGCGGGTTGTCCGGGATACATCCATATTCGGTGTAACAGTGTTTGGAAACAGCTTGAACCCCTTTTTTGGCATCCATGCAAGTGGATTACAgag GTTAGTTGAAAATTTGGAGGGACCCCTAGGACCATCAGCACAGTCCACATTGTTGGTGAAGGCAGTTGAAGACTGTTTCCTTGGTAGACACTTCATCTTTGGTATAAAG GTTAGCAGAACAGAAAGAGAACCTTGGCTTGAAAATCCTGATGGAAATGAATCCAGCAGGAGAGAGAGAGCCCAGTTTGTTGCCAGTCAGATGATCCTTCCCACAGCCTCAGGCTTGACTGGCTGCACGGTGCACAGTTATTATCAGCGTCTTCTTCAGAAAGCTTCAGAGCATGTAGCGGAGTCTTCTGACCCCAGCAAAACCTTTAGACCTCTCGCATCCCCCCTGCTGCTGATTTCTGGTCCTTCTCCGAACAGCACCTTTAGTGACGTCACTCTGTTTCCTTTTGGTCTTCTTTCCCAATCAATACTCCG ATCCCAACACCATGACCACTCATTTGCTCCCACCTCTGTATGGCAGCAGTCACTTGGACTTGTGACATCCTCAGCAGAGCAGGAGGAAATATGCAGTCAGGATGGTGGAAATCAGAGCTACAGTCTGGCCAAACACAGCACAACACCACATCCTGTGCAGAGAGTTTACCCGGAGAACCATCCAGGCACAGAGGAGAGAACCGTTCCTCTCCAGTTAGAGGGCAGTTTTCTCAGTAGTCCATCATCAACTGGGTATGAAAACTCCTCTTTTGGAAACAGCTTCCGTGTGAAAACTTGCTTTAGTCCATCCCAACCGAGGTGTAAAAGCTTAAGCGTCACTCCAAAGGAGCTTTCCAGCCCAcaacaaaccaaaacatttttatcaagCTCATTTGCTTGGGATGATTTGCCCTTCTCTGAGAGTCTCACAGCATTTTTGTGCgaacaaaacaaagattttaatATTCTGGATAaatcaaaaaaatttaatttgcagcatcaaaaacaaacagcaataaCTTTTGTGGAAATCGCACACCTGTCAGCTGAACCAGCTTCTGCTTGTCAGAGTACTGTGGAGAAAATCTCCATAGATAAACTGCAAGCTATCACTAACACAGTTGCACCGGATGGACAGGATGaacatattttatctgatcaagACTGTAAGAACTGTGCTGAACACGTGAAGAGGTCTGAAGATGGAGAAATACAACTGGATGACAAAGCTTATTTCTTTCCTGAAAATCAAGAAGAACACAATGAAGTGGACGGCTACAACTGTTCTGCTGACTTATTTGGTGACTCTCTCATGATGGGGgtgcacacagaaacacacacaactCATGCTCAAACTGTGAGTTTGCCTTCAGATGCATGTTTCCAGTGTCCTGAGATGAATGATCAGCATCTAAAGAATGAAAACTCCAGTGTGTCACATTCAACGCCCCACAAACAGAAACTAAAAGGCATGTTGGGCATTAAAAGAGATAGTTTAGATCTACAAGACTTTGACTTTATTCCTCCTTCTCAGTCCACTCCCATTACAAAAGTAGGTGGAATGACACTATTACCCACAGTTACTTCCTGCAGAAATTTGAAAGATGAGTCCTCAAAAGAAAATTTAATGTGGAGCATGAGATCCAGCCGGTGTAGGAACAGAATCACTCCAGGAAGGAGATTCAGGAAAcgtaagaaaaataaagacgGAAATCCAGTTGGACAGCATGCCCTAAAAAGAGGAACATTAACAACCAGTCAGAAACATAATTCTACAGCGAGCGATGTGTCTGTTTGCGATTATGAGGTTTGTGAGGGAATAGTTGCTCCTACTCCTGCTTTTAAAATGCAGCCGAGTGTCTCGTTCAGAAAAAGATTGAAGACAGAAAACAGCTGCAGGGATTCAGGTTGTAACAGGAAAGGGTCTGGGGGAGATGGAGGGGATAAGACTTTGACAGTATTTCATGCTAATGACACAGTAGGTGAGAGATATCTTGATGCATCTGAGGACCATTGCCTCTCTGAAGCATCCAACTGGTCAAGGGATCTATTTTCAGATTCCATCTGA